In Neodiprion pinetum isolate iyNeoPine1 chromosome 6, iyNeoPine1.2, whole genome shotgun sequence, one genomic interval encodes:
- the LOC124221029 gene encoding uncharacterized protein — protein sequence MVDLNDYERHVCEIKRYAFEKNIPESEVNKVFEECFQLLKISGNEKRSTSSSAVFKYTLLITLLSVLCGIISYNHPPTMNLLMRNSQNFIYPGMKFFRQLAVPILDIYPSITEWYDEWCLLENPYFQVADMDCQPCNSVHSIPDLSGRNISWSLNVALPFTRSKSMRKVTFIDLVDMYTAYKKVFDEDSGRITSNNNSYRVINDVATNRLDLYPTPFKTTHITWRMNRMKPGRLLRKLFPKPAITPDWWGQSTEKFVMIDEPKSPAYILPNSECSNVVLRCGSGERLIKLVPSPECQQECRSSTVLLTARQTLWYNWWYWRPVSLPAVNSTSISISYLTSFC from the exons ATGGTGGATCTTAATGATTACGAGCGTCACGTTTGCGAAATAAAGCGTTACgcattcgaaaaaaatattcccgaATCGGAAGTAAACAAAGTTTTTGAAGAATGTTTTCAACTATTAAAGATAAGTGGTAATGAAAAACGCTCCACCTCGTCAAGTGCTGTTTTCAAATATACATTACTTATTACGCTTCTCTCCGTATTATGTGGCATCATATCCTACAATCATCCCCCTACTATGAACCTGCTGATgagaaattcacagaattttatttacccGGGAATGAAGTTTTTCCGCCAATTGGCTGTCCCAATATTAGATATATACCCCTCAATAACTG AATGGTATGATGAATGGTGCCTGCTGGAAAATCCATATTTTCAGGTCGCTGATATGGATTGTCAGCCTTGCAATTCAGTTCATTCGATTCCAGACTTGAGTGGTCGGAATATTTCTTGGTCATTGAATGTTGCGCTACCATTCACAAGATCCAAATCTATGAGAAAAGTAACTTTCATAGACCTAGTGGATATGTACACTGCGTACAAGAAAGTCTTCGACGAAGATTCAGGGAGAATTACTTCTAACAATAATTCTTACAG AGTCATTAACGATGTTGCAACAAACCGACTGGATTTGTATCCCACACCGTTCAAAACTACTCACATTACCTGGAGGATGAACCGCATGAAGCCTGGACGACTTTTGAGAAAACTCTTTCCCAAACCAGCTATAACGCCAGATTGGTGGGGCCAGAGTACAGAGAAATTTGTTATGATTGACGAGCCAAAATCTCCGGCTTATATTTTA CCCAATTCAGAGTGCAGCAATGTGGTACTAAGATGTGGGAGCGGTGAACGATTGATAAAGCTAGTACCAAGTCCTGAATGTCAGCAAGAATGCAGATCATCGACAGTATTATTAACAGCTAGACAAACAt TATGGTACAATTGGTGGTACTGGCGCCCAGTCAGTCTCCCTGCAGTAAACTCTACTTCGATTTCCATAAGCTATCTCACGTCATTTTGCTGA